The window GATGTGCTACGGAAAAAAGTGTCGAGGTACGATTACTAGGGATATGCTTCGCATGAACAGTTATTGTTTCGATGCCGTCCTTAGGCTCAGATTCCTGCAACACAAGAGTAAGGACACCATCGCTGGCAGTTTCCCACTCTTCCTTTGCACTTTCCAAAATTTCATACGGTGATTGTGTATCACTAACTGACAAACCCTCCGGCCAAAAACTACTCATTGTTGACCTCCATGAAAATCGACAATAATTGGAAAATGATCCGAGGCATTCTTTGCGTCTGGATGACCATTCTTGTCCATTAAGGAATGGTTTCCTGCCTTGGTGACGATCTCCACATCTTGAAAAAAGGGGATAAGCAAATGATGCAAGATAACCTGATCGAATATACTCCAACCATACGGACCTTGACGACTTTTGGAGTTATATATAGTTCCGGCTGGCCCCTTTGTATTGTCACCAAAAAGACTCCACATAGGATTGTAATATAAATCGTAATCTTTTGTGAGATACCCCCGAGTTCTCTTTTCTGCACATGCTTTCGTCATCATGGCGTTTAATCCTTCGGCTTCATTCATTCCATCATCATAGGGATTCATATTGAAGTCGCCAAGCAAAACCAACTTATTATTTTTCTTGTCTTCTTTGATGAACTTTATCTCATCAGCGAGTTTGGCTGTAAACAATAAGCGTTTATTGGAATCATAATTTCGTACATCAAGACCATGTACCAAAACCAGCAATATTCTCTGATGACCAAGCCTGAATTTTCTAACACTTGTTCGAAATCCTTCGTGTATCTCGGACACATCAAGTGACGCATTGCGGCAGAAACAATGGAACCGCTTTTCAGAAATAAATGTAGGATAATAGAAATCAGCAGATACGCTGCGTTGCAAGGCGTGAAGAGTTGCAGAAGAGGGAACCGTATTTTCATTCAGAATAAGAACATCAGCCGCTGTTGAGACTGCCAAGGCGCACACTGCATCCGTCAAGTCTCTGTTATTTACATTCCAAAAAACAATACGGGTCAATGAATCAGTACCAGGTTGACTTCATTTTCCGATACGTGTGCAGCAAATATAAAAATTTTCCTGTTACACAAGGACTGTATAACAGGAAAATTCTATTTACTGCATCAAAAAAGCCACAGGAAACTTACTTCCTGATACCCAGAGTTTGAATCAGGGTACGATAGCGATTGATATCTTTCTTCTTCAGGTATTGCAGCAGGCTACGACGTTGACCAACTAGCTTCAGCAGACCACGACGTGAGTGATGGTCCTTTGCATGGGTTTTGAAATGATCGGTCAGATAGGTAATACGATCTGAAATCAGAGCGATCTGTACCTCAGGGGAACCGGTATCACCTTCGTGGGTTGCGAATTTCTCAATAATCTCTTGTTTTGTTGCTGTACTCTGTGCCATTATGCACCTCCTAAATATTGTCCTTCTGCTGTCGGCAAAGCCATAACTTCCTCAGCCTCGCCAAAGTCTGGAATCAAATTGCTCCGTTTTCCATATCCGAGGAAAGGAATATGGGGAACAATGCACTCTTTCCGCATTCTGCGAAAATACGTGTCTTTTTCAAGCAGCCTCCATGACGGAGTGCTTTTCCAGGGCCTGTTCAACAGTGAGCATCCTGCTCACTAAGGCATCAGCCCTGATATCTTTTTCCTTGCTGAAGAGTTCTTCGCCACTCAGGGCCTCATCAATAGCAAAGCAACCGCTTTGGGTGCGACGCAGGGCCGTGAGATAGGCTCCACATCCGAGTTTTTTTCCTATATCAGCAGCCAGCACTCTGATATAGGTCCCTTTGCTACAGGTCACCTCTATCGTTACCTGCTCGCTGACAGGGTCGTAGGCCTCAACCTGAAGGGAAAAAATTTCAATGGGTTTGGGATCTTTCTGAATCGTAATGCCCTGACGGGCATAATGATACAACGGTTTACCCTTATGCTTTGCTGCTGAATACGGTGGGGGAGCCTGCATTTGCGGCCCAAGAAACTCTTTACAGACAGCTGCAATTTCCTCCACCGTCAAAGGGGGAACCTCTGTCTCGGATATAACCTTTCCTTCAGGATCCTGAGTTTCGGTTTCCTTCCCCAACTGTAAAACAGCCTGATAGGTCTTCCGCCCGCCCATAAAACCATCAATTTCTCGGGTTGCCGGTCTGCCGACACAAATAATCAACAAGCCACTGGCAAAAGGATCTAAGGTCCCTGCATGCCCGACCTTTTTTATCCCCAATAACCAACGAACTTTCTT is drawn from Candidatus Electrothrix aestuarii and contains these coding sequences:
- the truB gene encoding tRNA pseudouridine(55) synthase TruB → MQQPAALPKGQEAITGVLLVDKPVGQSSFAVVKKVRWLLGIKKVGHAGTLDPFASGLLIICVGRPATREIDGFMGGRKTYQAVLQLGKETETQDPEGKVISETEVPPLTVEEIAAVCKEFLGPQMQAPPPYSAAKHKGKPLYHYARQGITIQKDPKPIEIFSLQVEAYDPVSEQVTIEVTCSKGTYIRVLAADIGKKLGCGAYLTALRRTQSGCFAIDEALSGEELFSKEKDIRADALVSRMLTVEQALEKHSVMEAA
- the rpsO gene encoding 30S ribosomal protein S15; the protein is MAQSTATKQEIIEKFATHEGDTGSPEVQIALISDRITYLTDHFKTHAKDHHSRRGLLKLVGQRRSLLQYLKKKDINRYRTLIQTLGIRK
- a CDS encoding endonuclease/exonuclease/phosphatase family protein, which produces MTRIVFWNVNNRDLTDAVCALAVSTAADVLILNENTVPSSATLHALQRSVSADFYYPTFISEKRFHCFCRNASLDVSEIHEGFRTSVRKFRLGHQRILLVLVHGLDVRNYDSNKRLLFTAKLADEIKFIKEDKKNNKLVLLGDFNMNPYDDGMNEAEGLNAMMTKACAEKRTRGYLTKDYDLYYNPMWSLFGDNTKGPAGTIYNSKSRQGPYGWSIFDQVILHHLLIPFFQDVEIVTKAGNHSLMDKNGHPDAKNASDHFPIIVDFHGGQQ